The DNA sequence GGCATGTATCAATGTATGTCCGGTTTATCGCCATGTTGGCGGGCATGCTTACGGCTCAATCTATCCAGGGCCGATTGGTGCCGTGCTAACACCTTTGCTTGATGGATATGAGGATCATCAGGATCTTCCTTATGCATCCACACTATGTGCAGCTTGCACGGATGCATGCCCGGTCAAAATTCCACTGCATGAACATTTGATCCGTCATCGGGAAATTATTGCTGAGCAACAAAAAAAGGGGCCGATGTCTGAGCGGTTCATGATGAATGGTTTTGCAAAATGGGCCTCAACACCGGCTGCTTATAAAATGAGTTCAAAAATGGCCCGAACAGCGTTAAAGCCATGGACAAAGGATGAGTATATTTCTAACGGACCGGGACCGCTAAAAGGATGGACGGATGTGCGTGACTTCCCAGCTCCAGCAAAGGAGAATTTCCGATCCTGGTTTAAGAAACGCGGAAAAGGGGGGCAAACAGATGGCGATTCAGAATCGTGATGTTTTTCTTGAGCGGCTTGCAGGGAGACTTGGACGCGGCCCACGTACTGTAGGTGTTGAGCGCCCAGAGTGGACCGTAAGACCTCAGCATAAGGTGCTTGTCGATGCTAGTCAGGATGAACTTGTTGACGTACTTAAAAGACAATGTAAAGTCATCCATACGGATTTCAGGAAGACGAACATTGAATCCCTAGCCCAAACCCTTGATGAGGTTATTAAAAACTACAGTGGGAACAAAATTATTATTGCAAATGATCAGCGTACAGCAGATGCTGAGCTGGATTTTTACTTTGATAGGAAACGTGCAGATGGATGCCTGGTGCACGTATGGGATGAGGAAATAGGTAAAGAAAATCAACAAAGGGCGGAGCAGGCGGATATCGGCATTACATTTAGTGATATGACGTTGGCCGAATCTGGAACGATTGCGCTGTTTAATGATAAGAACCAGAGCCGATCCATCAGTCTGTTGCCACATAGCTATATTGCGATTATTCCTAAAAGCACGATTGTCCCGCGCTTTACCCAGGCGGCGCAGCAAGTCCGTAAGCGTTTGGCTGCAGGTGAAAAAGTCGGTTCATGTGTCAGTCTTGTGACAGGTCCGAGCAATAGTGCGGATATTGAGATGCATCTTATTGTAGGGGTGCATGGTCCAGTTGAAGCGACATATATTGTTGTTGAGGATATGTAAATTATCTTCTAGTGATGTTCTAGAGAAAGATAATAAAAAGCTTCTGCTCACTTTAAGTGTGCAGAAGCTTTTTATTGAGATTAGCCACCAATAATATGATAGCCTGAATCAACATGAATGACTTCACCGGTAATTCCGCGGGCCATGTCACTGATAAGGAAGAGAGTTGCATCTCCGACTTGATCTTGATCTACATTACGGCGTAGAGGAGCTTTTTCCTCTATGACAGCTGTTTTTTCATTAAATCCAGATACACCTTTTGCGGCTAATGTACGGATTGGGCCAGCTGAAATGGCGTTGACACGGATACCGTCTTTACCAACATCTTCAGCGAGGTATTTTACGCTTGACTCTAGTGCTGCTTTGGCAACGCCCATTACATTATAATTCTGAATGACGCGTTCGGCACCAAGGTAGGATTGTGTAACGATGCTGCCGCCCTCTGTCATCAACTTGCGAGCTTCCCTTGTCACAGCTACTAAAGAGTAGGCGCTAATGTTCTGAGCGAGCAGATATCCTTCTCGTGAAGTACTAGCATACTCTCCTTGAAGTTCTTCTTTTTTTGCGAAGGCGAGAGAGTGGACAAGGCCATGAATGACACCGACCTTTTCTTTGATTTCAGCAAAAGCAGCTTCAATACTTTCATCGCTCTCAACATCGCAGTTGACCATCGCTTTGGGCTCAATCCCATCTTTTTCAAGCAACTTCTGCAGCTTCTGTGCAGATCTTTCCTGTCTATTTGTAAATATAAGTTCTGCTCCTGCATTATGCAGAGATTTTGTAATACCCCATGCAATGCTGCGCTCATTGGCAACACCCATGACGACAATTGTCTTTCCTTCAAGCAAACCTGCCATATGGACACCTCCAAAAAATATGTAACTTTCTTCATTATAGCGTATCTGTTTGAATAATCTCCAATGCTTTCATTCATAATAGAAAATGTCGTATTAAAAGCTGATATTTAGATGTTCTCCTCTTATATTGCTGAATTTGTGATTCCCTTAAACTCAAGCGGGGCAAGGGTTTAGCCGTTTCCTTTTTAAAACGTAAAAAAAATTTTTAAAAACCCTTTACTTTCGTCAAAAACCGATATATAATAAATTTCGTTGAGTTGAGAGACACAACGACTACTGAAACTGGCCCGTTGGTCAAGCGGTTAAGACACCGCCCTTTCACGGCGGTAACACGGGTTCGAATCCCGTACGGGTCATCAAAATGCCGGCCTAGCTCAATTGGTAGAGCAACTGACTTGTAATCAGTAGGTTGGGGGTTCAAGTCCTCTGGCCGGCATCTTTTTTTATTTTCATTTTATTGAATAGACTTTCAATAAAATGTTCATTATATGGAGGGGTAGCGAAGTGGCTAAACGCGGCGGACTGTAAATCCGCTCCCTACGGGTTCGGCAGTTCGAATCTGCCCCCCTCCACCATCTTTATTGTGGATCGTTGGGCTATAGCCAAGCGGTAAGGCAACGGGTTTTGGTCCCGTCATTCCTAGGTTCGAATCCTAGTAGCCCAGCCACTTTTTATATTATAACGAGCCATTAGCTCAGTTGGTAGAGCATCTGACTTTTAATCAGAGGGTCGTAGGTTCGAATCCTACATGGCTCATCTCGTTTTAAACAAAATTTTGGGCCACCAGAATACATAATACATTGAATAAACAAGGTCGTTCTGAATGGGGCACCTTGTTTATTTGCATTTTCGGACGTTTTTTAACATAATGAGAACAGTCTTTTACATTCAAATGAAATCGTATTCAAATTTTATTATAAAAATTCTCTGTGTTCAGACAGTGTTAAGGCTCTGTCGGAATTGCATCCAAATAATCTGTCGAAAAAGGATGGGTTTGTATGAAAACTTCGAGGATTTCCGGATTCTACCGCAAACCTGTGGAAGAACGCAAGGAACTGATTTTAGATATGATGGAGCTTAACGGGGGAGAGCGCAGCGCTTTTTTCCCGACTGAACCACTGGAGCTGGAGATTGCTGATCATATGGTTGAGAATGTTGTCGGTACTTTCCCGTTGCCTCTCGGTGTCGGTCTTAATTTCCTTATTAATGATAAGGAATATGCCGTTCCGATGGCGATTGAAGAAGCATCGGTCATCGCCTCTGCCAGTCATATTGCCAAAATTGTACGAGATGCCGGCGGCTTTAAAGCAAGTTCAGGAGAGCGGTTGATGATCGGTCAGATTCAAGTAGTTGGCTGTCCGGACTTTGAAGAGGCGAAAGCGGCGGTTCTAAATGAAAAGTCCGAGCTAATTGAAATTTGTAATGATGCCTATCCGAGTTTAATCCAACGGGGAGGCGGTGTGCGCGATCTAGACGTACGCATCCTTAACGAGCATGAAGATTCGGATTACAGTAAAATGCTGATTGTCCATATATATGCAGATACTTGTGATGCAATGGGTGCCAATATGATTAATACGATGGCAGAAGCTGCAGCTCCAAGAGTAGAACTGCTGACAAAAGGGAAAGTATATTTGCGGATTCTGTCTAACTATGCAGTAAAGTCACTTGCGCGTGCGACTTGTATCATTCCGCCAAGCTTGTTGAAGACTGGTGATTTTGATGGGGAAGCGGTTCGTGATGGTGTTATACACGCATATGAATTTGCTGCATCGGATCCTTTCCGCGCAGTTACACATAATAAAGGCATCATGAATGGTATTGACCCTGTAGTTATTGCAACAGGAAACGACTGGCGCGCAGTCGAGGCGGGGGCACATGCCTACGCAGCTAGATCCGGTCAGTACAGCTCAATGTCTGTCTGGAGCAAGGATGAAGCGGGAAATCTTGTCGGTGAGCTTGAACTGCCAATGTCGATTGGGACGGTAGGTGGTGCGACACGTGTACACCCAATGGCGCAAATGGCTCTTAAAATGCTTGATATCAAGTCGGCTTCAGAACTTGCCCAAGTCATTGTTTCTGTTGGTCTTGCACAAAATCTTGGGGCACTGAAGGCACTAGCGACGGACGGCATCCAAAAAGGCCATATGGCTTTGCATGCACGCTCTGTTGCTGTAGCAGCAGGTGCGACTGGTGAACTTATCGAAATAATAGCTGAGAAAATGATTGAGACGAAAGAAATACGCTCAGGAAAAGCTAAAGAATTGGTGGAAGAGTATACGCTATGAGTGCAGAAAAAGCAGCAAGTTCAGAACAAATCGCAGTCGGTATTGCTCACAGCAAGCTCATACTGATTGGTGAACATGCGGTCGTACATGGACAGCCAGCCATTGCGATCCCATTTCCGTTAGTCGGTGTGGAATCATCCATTGAGCATAGACCGGGAGAAGTCAGATTGGAAAGTAACCTATATGAGGGTGTTATGGATCAGGCTCCAGAGCCACTTATCGGTATTAGGAATTGTGTAAGAGCTACTATGCAATATTTGGAAATCCCGTATAAGGACCTTATTATTCGCATAAAGTCGAGCATCCCGCCTGGAAAAGGGCTTGGCTCCAGTGCATCAGTAGCGATTGCCGTTGTACGTTCATTGTTCGCCTATGCGGGCAAAATGTATAAGCGGGAAGAGTTGCTGGAGCTTGCGAATATTTCGGAGACTTACGCCCATGGGGCTCCATCAGGCATCGATACTTTGACAATTACGTCCAAATGTCCTGTATGGTTTGAGAAAAACGGTGATATCGACTATATATTCCCAAGCGATGATTTTCACTTTGTTGTAGCTGATACGGGAAGAGTCGGTGATACACGTACAGCAGTAGAATCTGTAGCTAATCTGCTGAAGGCAGCACCTAAGAAAATCCAATCCAAAATCAGCCGAATTGGAGAAGTGACACATCAGGCACGTCACGCGCTTGAAAAAGCGAGCAAGCATCTGCTTGGACAGCTTCTCGATGAAGCACAGAAGGAATTAGAAGCGCTTGGAGTAAGTGACGCAGGGTTGAACAGGCTTATTCAGTTTGCCCGTCAGGAAGGTGCGCTTGGTGCCAAACTGACTGGAGCTGGAAATGGCGGATGTATTATTGCGCTTGCAAGAAATGAATTGCATTCGCGTCAGCTCTCTGAAAAGTTAAAGCGTTTCGGTGCGGATAAAGTTTGGCCTTTCGTATTAAAGAGACAAGATCATGGCGAGGGGCAGTAGAACGGTATATTGGAAAAGGGGAGCATTATGAAAGCAACCGCAAAGGCGCATACAAATATTGCGCTGATCAAATATTGGGGAAAGCGTGATGAATCGCTTATTCTCCCAATGAACAATAGTCTTTCACTCACGCTTGACGGTTTCCATACGACTACGACTGTGGAATTCCAAGAAGGGTTGGAAAAGGATACTTTCAGCTTGAACAGTGTTGGAGCGGAAGGTGTTGAATTGGAACGGGTTTCGGTATTTTTGGATTTGATCCGCAGCCAGTATGATATCGGACCAATTCATGCTCAAGTCCAATCGACTAACACGGTGCCAACAGCTGCCGGATTTGCATCATCTGCTTCCGGCTTCGCTGCTCTTGCAGCAGCTGCGACTAGAGCTCTTGGTCTTGAACTGGATGATACAGAACTTTCACGCCTGACGAGACAGGGATCGGGTTCGGCTTGTCGTTCGGTTTATGGCGGCTTTGTAGAATGGCAGATGGGGGAGCGGGCTGATGGAATGGACTCTTATGCAGTTCAGGTCGCTCCGGCCAACTACTGGGATGTACGTATGGCTGGTGTTGTCCTTTCTGATAAAATGAAGAAAGTTTCCAGCCGTGAAGGGATGAAACGCACTGTCGATACATCGCCGTTCTACAATGCTTGGGTTGATAGCATCGCGCCTGATCTTGCGGGCATTAAAGATGGAATTCGTGAACAGAATTTCGAAAAGGTTGGAGAAATAGCCGAAGCGAACTGTTTGAAGATGCATGCAACGACGCTTGGAGCTGTGCCACCGTTTACGTACTGGTTGGATTCAACAATGGCAGTCATGCAGACAGTCCGTTCCATGCGAGATGCAGGAGTTCCAGCTTATTTCACGATAGATGCCGGTCCGAATGTAAAAGTGCTATACTTACCTGAAAATGAAGAAGCAGTGCATACGACATTGCGGAATATCCCTGGTGTTGCAGACGTTATTTTGAGCAGAACAGGACAGGGCATCACATATTTATAAAGAAGAGGAGTTGACAGGATGGTAAAATCACCACTAACGGTTAAAGTCCCTGGCAAGCTGATGGTTGCCGGGGAGTATGCCGTACTTGATCAGTATCAGAGACTTATCGTCATGGCCGTGGACAAGTATTTGTACGCGACAATCGAAAGCGCAGAGGAAAATAAATTGAGCCTCGTAAACTTTGATTTAAAGAACCTTAGCTGGTCTTTTGATGAGGACACTATACATATTGATTCAGATGTCGAGCAAACACGTTTTGTGAAAGAAGCACTTCGCGTAGTGCTTACATATGTCAAAGAGCAGGAAATTGAAGTTCCAAACTTTGCCTTGGAAATCCGAAGTGAACTTGATGACGTCTCTGGTGCAAAATACGGCCTCGGGTCAAGTGCGGCATCTGTAGTTGGAACTGTTTCTGCCATCCTGACACATCTGTTGCCGGAAGAACCTGATACAGAGCTCATCTTTAAGCTTGCGGCAATTGCACATATAAATGTCCAGAAGAGTGGGTCTGGAGCAGATATTGCTGCATCTTCATATGGTGGCTGGCTCGCTTACTCTTCATTCCAAGCGGAGTGGCTGCTAGAAGAACTTGAGAGAAAAAACATGTCCATTTCTCGCCTTGTAAAGAAGAGCTGGCAATACCTAAAAGTAGAACAGCTTGACTTCCCTGAAAGCCTTCATCTATGTGTAGGCTGGACAGGTGAACCTGCCTCCACAACAGAACTTGTTGCAGCTGTTCGCAAAATGAAGCATGAGAAGCATTCGGATTATGCTGGTTTCATGGTTAAGAGCGGTACTTCTGTACAGGGGATTACTCACGGAGTAAAAGAAAATGACGATTCTCTTATCCTTGAAGGGATTACAATGAACCGTCAAGCATTGAAAAAGCTCGGTGAGGATGCAGGTATTGAAATTGAAACTGCAGAGCTTGCCAAGCTTTGTGACATTGCGGAGGAACATGGTGGTGCAG is a window from the Aciduricibacillus chroicocephali genome containing:
- a CDS encoding LutC/YkgG family protein, with protein sequence MAIQNRDVFLERLAGRLGRGPRTVGVERPEWTVRPQHKVLVDASQDELVDVLKRQCKVIHTDFRKTNIESLAQTLDEVIKNYSGNKIIIANDQRTADAELDFYFDRKRADGCLVHVWDEEIGKENQQRAEQADIGITFSDMTLAESGTIALFNDKNQSRSISLLPHSYIAIIPKSTIVPRFTQAAQQVRKRLAAGEKVGSCVSLVTGPSNSADIEMHLIVGVHGPVEATYIVVEDM
- the fabI gene encoding enoyl-ACP reductase FabI is translated as MAGLLEGKTIVVMGVANERSIAWGITKSLHNAGAELIFTNRQERSAQKLQKLLEKDGIEPKAMVNCDVESDESIEAAFAEIKEKVGVIHGLVHSLAFAKKEELQGEYASTSREGYLLAQNISAYSLVAVTREARKLMTEGGSIVTQSYLGAERVIQNYNVMGVAKAALESSVKYLAEDVGKDGIRVNAISAGPIRTLAAKGVSGFNEKTAVIEEKAPLRRNVDQDQVGDATLFLISDMARGITGEVIHVDSGYHIIGG
- a CDS encoding hydroxymethylglutaryl-CoA reductase, degradative; the protein is MKTSRISGFYRKPVEERKELILDMMELNGGERSAFFPTEPLELEIADHMVENVVGTFPLPLGVGLNFLINDKEYAVPMAIEEASVIASASHIAKIVRDAGGFKASSGERLMIGQIQVVGCPDFEEAKAAVLNEKSELIEICNDAYPSLIQRGGGVRDLDVRILNEHEDSDYSKMLIVHIYADTCDAMGANMINTMAEAAAPRVELLTKGKVYLRILSNYAVKSLARATCIIPPSLLKTGDFDGEAVRDGVIHAYEFAASDPFRAVTHNKGIMNGIDPVVIATGNDWRAVEAGAHAYAARSGQYSSMSVWSKDEAGNLVGELELPMSIGTVGGATRVHPMAQMALKMLDIKSASELAQVIVSVGLAQNLGALKALATDGIQKGHMALHARSVAVAAGATGELIEIIAEKMIETKEIRSGKAKELVEEYTL
- the mvk gene encoding mevalonate kinase → MSAEKAASSEQIAVGIAHSKLILIGEHAVVHGQPAIAIPFPLVGVESSIEHRPGEVRLESNLYEGVMDQAPEPLIGIRNCVRATMQYLEIPYKDLIIRIKSSIPPGKGLGSSASVAIAVVRSLFAYAGKMYKREELLELANISETYAHGAPSGIDTLTITSKCPVWFEKNGDIDYIFPSDDFHFVVADTGRVGDTRTAVESVANLLKAAPKKIQSKISRIGEVTHQARHALEKASKHLLGQLLDEAQKELEALGVSDAGLNRLIQFARQEGALGAKLTGAGNGGCIIALARNELHSRQLSEKLKRFGADKVWPFVLKRQDHGEGQ
- the mvaD gene encoding diphosphomevalonate decarboxylase, which gives rise to MKATAKAHTNIALIKYWGKRDESLILPMNNSLSLTLDGFHTTTTVEFQEGLEKDTFSLNSVGAEGVELERVSVFLDLIRSQYDIGPIHAQVQSTNTVPTAAGFASSASGFAALAAAATRALGLELDDTELSRLTRQGSGSACRSVYGGFVEWQMGERADGMDSYAVQVAPANYWDVRMAGVVLSDKMKKVSSREGMKRTVDTSPFYNAWVDSIAPDLAGIKDGIREQNFEKVGEIAEANCLKMHATTLGAVPPFTYWLDSTMAVMQTVRSMRDAGVPAYFTIDAGPNVKVLYLPENEEAVHTTLRNIPGVADVILSRTGQGITYL
- a CDS encoding phosphomevalonate kinase, which produces MVKSPLTVKVPGKLMVAGEYAVLDQYQRLIVMAVDKYLYATIESAEENKLSLVNFDLKNLSWSFDEDTIHIDSDVEQTRFVKEALRVVLTYVKEQEIEVPNFALEIRSELDDVSGAKYGLGSSAASVVGTVSAILTHLLPEEPDTELIFKLAAIAHINVQKSGSGADIAASSYGGWLAYSSFQAEWLLEELERKNMSISRLVKKSWQYLKVEQLDFPESLHLCVGWTGEPASTTELVAAVRKMKHEKHSDYAGFMVKSGTSVQGITHGVKENDDSLILEGITMNRQALKKLGEDAGIEIETAELAKLCDIAEEHGGAAKPSGAGGGDCGIAFVPTLEQKEQIEAAWKGAGIVPLPIQPQKTGAHIL